In Levilactobacillus brevis, a single genomic region encodes these proteins:
- a CDS encoding LacI family DNA-binding transcriptional regulator has product MLTIRDIAAKAGVSVSTASRALNNNPRISAATRKRIQELAAAEGYRPNYNAKNLTAGEANAVGVVFPTSDRNSTDNPFYIDLLRGINTELMKRQYVLSVAISKTAEALLENVKAMVAQGKIKRFVLLYVHQDDPVAAFLREKHLHFVTIGEPVDGHDDYFVDNDNLEAGIGGASFLLDQLAVKHPVFVESGHDWGYERQRRQGYERVAARFNVEPLTCKLRDLEYVRSFVQHHPEIDGIMATDDFNAIEFYRLVRERYAVSHFPVVSYNQSLPAGLTDANLHSVNLFPEKMGSATVSLLFGDQHPAQDAVAKQIRIPYEIK; this is encoded by the coding sequence ATGTTAACCATTCGTGATATTGCCGCCAAGGCGGGGGTTTCAGTCTCTACCGCCTCCCGGGCCTTGAATAATAATCCGCGGATCAGTGCCGCCACCCGGAAACGAATCCAGGAGTTGGCCGCCGCGGAGGGCTATCGGCCCAACTACAATGCTAAAAATTTAACTGCCGGGGAAGCTAACGCGGTTGGGGTGGTCTTTCCCACCTCGGATCGTAATTCGACGGACAATCCGTTTTACATCGACCTCCTACGCGGCATCAATACGGAACTGATGAAACGCCAGTACGTGCTGTCGGTGGCCATCAGTAAGACGGCCGAGGCCTTACTGGAGAACGTCAAGGCGATGGTCGCCCAGGGGAAGATTAAGCGCTTCGTCCTGCTGTACGTCCACCAAGACGACCCGGTGGCGGCCTTCTTGCGCGAGAAGCATCTGCACTTTGTGACGATTGGGGAGCCCGTCGATGGGCACGACGACTATTTCGTGGATAACGACAACCTAGAGGCTGGGATTGGCGGCGCCAGCTTCCTGCTCGACCAGTTGGCCGTGAAACATCCCGTCTTCGTCGAGTCTGGGCACGATTGGGGCTACGAGCGACAACGGCGCCAAGGTTATGAACGTGTCGCGGCTCGGTTCAACGTGGAACCGTTGACGTGTAAGCTCCGTGATCTCGAGTATGTTCGCTCGTTCGTTCAGCACCATCCTGAGATTGATGGCATCATGGCGACGGATGATTTTAACGCCATCGAGTTCTATCGGCTCGTCCGTGAACGGTATGCCGTCAGTCATTTTCCCGTAGTCAGCTACAACCAATCATTACCTGCGGGCCTCACGGACGCTAATCTTCACTCGGTTAATTTATTCCCCGAGAAGATGGGATCGGCCACGGTTAGTCTGTTGTTTGGTGATCAACACCCGGCCCAGGATGCGGTGGCCAAACAAATCAGGATTCCCTACGAAATTAAATAA
- the rpsN gene encoding 30S ribosomal protein S14 codes for MAKKSKIAKEKRIEATVAKYADQRAELKAAGDYAALALLPRNASPVRIHHRDHLDGRPHAYMRKFGLSRLNFRQLAHEGKIPGVRKASW; via the coding sequence ATGGCTAAAAAGTCAAAAATTGCTAAAGAAAAACGGATTGAAGCAACCGTTGCGAAGTACGCCGATCAACGCGCAGAACTGAAGGCAGCTGGCGACTACGCCGCACTGGCGCTGCTACCACGGAATGCCTCCCCGGTTCGGATTCATCACCGCGACCACTTGGATGGCCGGCCTCACGCTTACATGCGGAAATTCGGCTTATCTCGTCTGAACTTCCGGCAGTTGGCCCATGAGGGAAAGATTCCCGGCGTACGCAAGGCTAGCTGGTAA
- a CDS encoding SLC45 family MFS transporter: protein MADESLSAAAAQKKNGLPTLPASTIWMINFGFLGVQTAFTLQSSQMSRIFQTIGADPNSLGWFFILPPLAGLIVQPIVGYYSDRTWAPKLGGRRLPYLLLGTIVAVIVMCLLPNSGSMGFGYASLAALLFGALTVAFLDLSSNIAMQPFKMMVGDMVNDDQKSYAYGIQSFLSNTGAVLAAVLPFLFAAIGIANTAAKGVVPATVKVAFYVGAILLVITSLFTIFRVKEYDPDTYAKYHGISKEDNAQGGNWWTLLKSAPKVFWTVTLVQFFCWVAFQYLWTYSAGAIASNVWHTTNAASAGYQAAGNWYGVLAAVQSIAAVVWSYVLAKLPNSIHKLGYAGSLGLGAIGFISVFFVHNQYTLIASFILVGIAWAAMNTYPLTMVTNALSGAHMGTYLGLFNGSICLPQIVASLASFALFPLLGGAQANMFLLAGIIMAIGALSVGFIKETYRA, encoded by the coding sequence ATGGCAGATGAATCACTTTCAGCCGCGGCTGCCCAGAAAAAGAATGGGTTACCAACACTACCGGCCAGTACCATTTGGATGATCAACTTTGGTTTCCTAGGGGTACAAACGGCCTTTACGTTACAGAGTTCCCAAATGAGCCGAATTTTCCAGACGATTGGGGCCGATCCGAACAGTCTAGGATGGTTCTTCATTTTACCACCATTGGCTGGTCTAATTGTGCAACCGATTGTCGGGTACTATTCCGATAGAACCTGGGCCCCGAAGTTAGGGGGACGGCGGTTGCCTTATCTGTTGTTAGGGACCATCGTGGCCGTCATCGTCATGTGCCTTTTGCCCAACTCCGGGAGTATGGGCTTTGGCTACGCGTCACTGGCTGCCTTACTCTTTGGTGCCTTGACCGTGGCGTTCCTGGATTTATCGTCCAACATCGCCATGCAACCCTTCAAGATGATGGTTGGGGACATGGTCAACGATGACCAGAAGAGCTATGCTTACGGGATTCAAAGTTTCTTATCCAATACGGGGGCCGTATTAGCTGCCGTCTTACCTTTCCTGTTTGCTGCGATTGGGATTGCCAACACGGCGGCCAAAGGGGTTGTTCCCGCAACGGTTAAGGTTGCTTTCTATGTGGGGGCTATCCTGTTAGTCATTACGAGTCTGTTCACAATTTTCCGGGTTAAGGAATACGATCCGGATACGTATGCCAAGTATCATGGGATTTCCAAGGAAGATAATGCCCAAGGCGGAAACTGGTGGACGTTGTTGAAGTCCGCCCCCAAGGTTTTCTGGACCGTTACTTTAGTTCAATTCTTCTGCTGGGTAGCCTTCCAATACCTCTGGACTTACTCCGCTGGGGCCATCGCTTCCAACGTTTGGCACACGACCAACGCTGCTTCAGCCGGCTATCAAGCCGCTGGTAACTGGTACGGGGTCTTAGCCGCCGTTCAGTCCATCGCCGCTGTCGTTTGGTCATACGTTTTGGCTAAGCTCCCCAACAGTATCCACAAGTTGGGCTACGCCGGAAGCTTAGGCTTAGGCGCCATTGGGTTTATCTCCGTCTTCTTCGTGCATAACCAATACACCTTGATCGCCTCCTTTATTCTCGTCGGGATTGCTTGGGCGGCAATGAACACCTACCCATTGACGATGGTCACCAACGCCTTGTCTGGTGCCCACATGGGAACTTACCTAGGATTGTTCAACGGGTCCATCTGTTTACCACAGATTGTGGCTTCCCTGGCCAGCTTCGCCCTCTTCCCATTACTGGGTGGTGCCCAAGCCAACATGTTCTTATTAGCCGGAATCATCATGGCGATTGGGGCGTTGTCCGTTGGTTTCATCAAGGAAACGTACCGTGCTTAA
- a CDS encoding glycoside hydrolase family 65 protein, producing the protein MKRIFEVQPWNVITHTFDPKDKRLQESMTSMANGYMGMRGDFEEGYSGDSLQGIYLGGVWYPDKTRVGWWKNGYPKYFGKVVNAVNFIKLPVELNGKPVDLAKDKISDFTLDLDMHRSVLTRSFTVERGDTRVALTFERFLSVSQQELSVQKVTVKNLGSSSVDVTLKPSIDADVMNEEANYDERFWDVLATDQQADRGSVIAKTTPNPFGTPRFMSGMEMRLVTDLSNVAVTQPNDKEVMTAYTGSLAPEASAELEKRVIVVTSRDYDSQETLTQAMHDLSDKVAGESYADLLAAHTQIWADRWEKSDVQIAGDDESQQGIRFNLFQLFSTYYGEDSRLNIGPKGFTGEKYGGATYWDTEAFAVPVYLGITNPEVTRNLLMYRYKQLDGAYVNAQEQGLKGALFPMVTFDGIECHNEWEITFEEIHRNGDIAFAIYNYTRYTGDTSYVLHEGAKVLSEISRFWADRVHFSKRNNQYMIHGVTGADEYENNVDNNWDTNLLAQWTLKYTLEILGQVDAATAKQLDINISDEEKAKWQDIVDRMYLPYDKDLNIFVQHDGFLDKDIEPVSAIPADQRPINQHWSWDKILRSPYIKQGDVLQGIWDFIDDFTPEQKKANFDFYEPLTVHESSLSPAIHAVLAADLGYEDKAVELYSRTARLDLDNYNNDTTDGLHITAMTGGWIAVVQGFAGMRVRNGQLRYAPFLPKTWTSYSFRQVFRGSLIEVTVDADGTHFKLMSGKPLTIDVAGKPVDVK; encoded by the coding sequence ATGAAACGAATTTTTGAGGTACAGCCTTGGAACGTCATTACCCATACTTTTGACCCCAAAGACAAGCGCCTACAGGAATCCATGACCAGTATGGCCAACGGTTATATGGGCATGCGGGGCGATTTTGAAGAAGGATACAGCGGCGACTCCCTGCAAGGTATCTACTTGGGTGGCGTCTGGTATCCAGATAAAACCCGGGTTGGCTGGTGGAAGAACGGTTACCCCAAGTACTTCGGTAAGGTGGTTAATGCCGTCAACTTCATCAAACTGCCAGTTGAACTGAACGGAAAGCCGGTCGATCTGGCCAAGGATAAGATCAGTGACTTTACCCTCGACCTCGATATGCACCGGTCCGTGTTGACCCGCTCCTTTACGGTCGAACGGGGTGACACGCGGGTGGCCTTGACCTTCGAACGCTTCCTGAGTGTCAGCCAACAAGAACTCTCCGTGCAAAAAGTCACGGTGAAGAATCTGGGCAGCAGTAGCGTTGATGTCACGCTGAAGCCAAGTATCGACGCCGATGTCATGAACGAAGAAGCCAACTATGACGAACGGTTCTGGGACGTTCTGGCTACGGACCAACAAGCCGATCGGGGCAGTGTCATTGCCAAGACAACACCGAATCCATTTGGTACGCCACGGTTCATGTCCGGCATGGAAATGCGGTTAGTCACGGACCTGAGCAATGTCGCCGTGACCCAACCCAATGATAAGGAAGTCATGACGGCCTACACGGGCAGTTTGGCGCCGGAAGCATCAGCAGAATTAGAGAAGCGCGTGATCGTGGTCACCTCTAGAGACTACGATTCGCAAGAAACATTAACCCAGGCCATGCACGACCTGAGTGACAAAGTGGCTGGCGAAAGTTACGCCGACCTTCTCGCCGCCCACACCCAAATCTGGGCCGATCGTTGGGAAAAGTCAGACGTCCAAATTGCTGGTGATGACGAGTCTCAGCAAGGGATTCGTTTCAACCTGTTCCAGTTATTCTCTACTTATTACGGAGAAGATTCACGACTCAACATTGGGCCTAAGGGCTTCACCGGTGAAAAATACGGTGGGGCGACCTACTGGGATACCGAAGCCTTCGCCGTTCCCGTTTATCTGGGGATCACGAACCCTGAGGTCACTCGGAACCTTCTGATGTACCGCTACAAGCAATTGGACGGGGCCTACGTCAACGCCCAAGAACAGGGCTTGAAGGGGGCGCTCTTCCCGATGGTGACGTTCGATGGGATCGAATGCCACAACGAATGGGAAATTACGTTTGAAGAAATCCACCGGAATGGTGATATTGCCTTTGCCATCTACAATTACACGCGTTACACCGGCGACACCTCCTACGTCCTGCATGAAGGGGCCAAGGTTCTCTCCGAGATTTCACGGTTCTGGGCCGATCGCGTGCACTTCAGCAAACGGAACAACCAGTACATGATTCACGGGGTTACCGGTGCGGATGAATACGAAAACAACGTTGATAATAACTGGGACACCAACCTCCTGGCACAATGGACGTTGAAGTATACGTTGGAAATCTTGGGTCAAGTGGACGCCGCCACGGCTAAGCAGCTCGACATCAACATTTCGGACGAAGAGAAGGCCAAGTGGCAAGATATCGTGGACCGGATGTACCTGCCTTACGACAAGGATCTGAACATCTTTGTCCAACACGATGGTTTCCTCGACAAGGATATCGAACCGGTCAGCGCCATTCCTGCCGACCAACGGCCAATCAACCAGCACTGGTCTTGGGATAAAATCCTGCGGTCACCGTACATCAAGCAGGGGGATGTCCTGCAAGGAATTTGGGACTTCATCGACGACTTTACGCCGGAACAAAAGAAGGCCAACTTCGACTTTTACGAACCCCTAACGGTTCACGAATCCAGCCTGTCACCCGCCATTCACGCGGTATTGGCGGCGGATCTGGGCTACGAGGACAAAGCGGTGGAGCTCTATTCCCGGACGGCCCGGCTGGATCTGGACAACTACAACAATGACACCACGGACGGTTTGCACATTACGGCCATGACCGGGGGCTGGATTGCCGTGGTTCAAGGCTTCGCTGGCATGCGGGTCCGCAACGGTCAGCTCCGCTACGCACCATTCCTGCCGAAGACGTGGACGAGTTATTCCTTCCGTCAGGTCTTCCGTGGTAGTCTGATTGAAGTCACGGTTGACGCTGACGGCACCCACTTTAAGTTAATGAGTGGTAAGCCGTTGACGATTGACGTGGCCGGCAAGCCCGTTGACGTGAAGTAA
- a CDS encoding HAMP domain-containing histidine kinase codes for MSNKVNQAQQWRLFISNFIGFTVIFVSLGVIVFVLFRNAMLTSTDQALRVERTSRLRGVPVTKKPVEQGKQPGGRVQYGRAIHPFMTTTLIFNDAGKITNHVQLGSRYDTLKNINLDKSQVGQLHTIQVGGKYNFRTLLVHVPKSNADKLVAGKYLLIMENIDPQKAAMSNFTRVLLITMGVFWLLSILMSIWMSRLTMRPILKSWGRQTEFVGNAAHELRTPLTIIQNKLELLLTKPNDKIIDQAENIAIANSESQRLQKLTQDLLALARSDSNTLQTNFETTHVADFLQRTVEPYTEIAASQGKRLELAPVADFRATLDQNLIHQLMNILIDNALKYSPKDSTITISARVVGRKWQLIVADQGIGVNDADRKRIFDRFYRVDSSRSRQTGGNGLGLSIAHWIVNLHHGAIAVKANQPRGSQFVTTLPLTPSSGLSGHHEKK; via the coding sequence ATGAGCAATAAGGTTAACCAGGCGCAGCAGTGGCGACTCTTTATCAGTAATTTTATTGGGTTCACCGTTATTTTCGTATCGTTGGGCGTCATTGTGTTTGTGCTCTTCCGCAACGCCATGCTCACTAGCACCGACCAAGCGTTACGCGTGGAACGGACATCACGGTTGCGGGGAGTGCCGGTGACCAAGAAACCCGTCGAACAGGGCAAACAGCCCGGGGGCCGCGTCCAGTATGGTCGCGCCATTCATCCGTTTATGACCACGACCTTAATCTTTAATGACGCTGGTAAAATTACCAATCACGTTCAGTTAGGGTCGCGTTATGACACGTTAAAAAATATCAATCTGGACAAGTCGCAGGTTGGTCAGCTCCACACGATTCAGGTGGGTGGTAAGTACAATTTCCGTACGTTGCTGGTGCACGTTCCCAAGAGTAACGCTGACAAGCTGGTTGCCGGTAAGTACCTGCTGATTATGGAAAATATCGACCCGCAGAAGGCCGCTATGAGTAACTTTACCCGGGTATTGCTGATTACAATGGGCGTCTTTTGGCTACTGTCGATCCTGATGAGCATTTGGATGTCACGGCTGACCATGCGACCAATTCTGAAGTCATGGGGCCGTCAGACGGAGTTTGTGGGCAATGCGGCGCATGAACTACGGACACCTCTCACGATTATTCAAAATAAACTGGAACTGTTACTGACCAAGCCTAACGATAAAATTATTGACCAAGCGGAAAATATTGCGATTGCCAACAGCGAGAGTCAGCGCCTGCAGAAGTTGACGCAGGACCTGTTGGCATTGGCCCGTTCGGATTCCAACACGCTTCAGACGAACTTTGAGACGACGCACGTGGCCGACTTTCTTCAACGCACGGTGGAACCCTATACCGAGATTGCGGCTAGTCAGGGGAAACGGCTGGAATTAGCGCCGGTCGCGGATTTTCGCGCGACGTTAGACCAAAATCTGATTCATCAGTTGATGAACATATTAATTGATAATGCCCTCAAGTATTCACCTAAAGACAGTACCATTACGATTTCGGCACGAGTCGTTGGCCGTAAATGGCAATTGATCGTGGCCGACCAGGGGATTGGCGTTAACGATGCGGATCGCAAGCGAATCTTCGACCGGTTCTACCGGGTGGACAGTTCGCGGAGTCGCCAGACCGGTGGTAATGGGCTGGGGTTGTCGATTGCCCATTGGATTGTGAATCTTCATCATGGTGCGATTGCGGTCAAGGCCAATCAGCCGCGGGGCAGTCAGTTTGTGACGACCCTCCCGCTCACGCCCTCATCCGGATTGAGTGGCCATCACGAGAAAAAATAA
- a CDS encoding MarR family transcriptional regulator, with the protein MTQTNDLNQSLEWFSQLQKIMRPVTTIKTEEVTISLEQFNLLHAITTQREEFTPTKFAGQIGVSKSMISGQISRLLRAGLIESIASTVDRRQHNLKLTPDGVKVYTSVRSQVVERLDGLHADIAKLM; encoded by the coding sequence ATGACGCAAACTAACGATTTAAACCAATCCTTGGAATGGTTTTCCCAACTCCAAAAGATTATGCGGCCAGTAACAACGATTAAAACGGAGGAAGTTACGATTTCTCTGGAACAATTCAACTTGTTACATGCTATCACGACTCAGCGCGAAGAATTTACGCCTACGAAATTTGCTGGCCAGATCGGCGTGTCTAAGTCGATGATTTCTGGGCAAATCTCACGGTTATTGCGGGCTGGTTTAATTGAAAGTATCGCTTCAACAGTCGATCGGCGCCAGCACAACCTGAAGTTAACGCCAGATGGTGTGAAAGTTTACACGTCAGTACGTAGCCAAGTTGTGGAACGACTTGATGGCTTACACGCTGATATTGCCAAGTTAATGTAA
- a CDS encoding Cof-type HAD-IIB family hydrolase: MTRIKMIATDVDGTFLNQERRYNHERFARQLHQLTTAGIHFVVASGNHLGHLYRVFAPTPAVQTFVAENGGLIVDQGKTLFEDIIPTPTVHQIVADILADDTLRPQVLRLSGAHGTYINQRDRPSDPVAQDYFFNNIVRVADLTQVDDTFYKINGEWPNDTIQHVAARLNHRFPGQINAMASGFGSIDIVAAHMNKAIGITQLAESWGIKPAEIAAFGDNDNDRDMLAHVGLGVAMQNGTDTVKAVANLISPTDNNHDGVLNVIDAILAGEV, encoded by the coding sequence ATGACACGAATTAAAATGATTGCGACCGATGTTGACGGCACATTCTTAAATCAAGAACGCCGTTACAACCACGAGCGGTTTGCACGGCAACTTCACCAACTAACTACCGCGGGTATCCACTTCGTCGTAGCTAGTGGCAACCACCTCGGCCACCTTTACCGAGTATTTGCCCCCACTCCCGCTGTGCAAACGTTTGTGGCAGAGAATGGCGGCTTAATCGTTGACCAAGGGAAGACGCTGTTTGAAGACATCATCCCCACCCCAACCGTCCACCAGATTGTCGCCGATATTCTCGCCGACGATACGTTGCGGCCCCAGGTTCTCCGTCTGTCCGGTGCTCATGGCACCTACATTAACCAACGCGACCGGCCCAGTGACCCGGTCGCCCAAGACTACTTCTTTAACAATATTGTTCGAGTGGCTGATTTGACTCAAGTTGACGATACGTTCTACAAAATCAACGGCGAGTGGCCCAACGACACCATTCAACACGTCGCGGCCCGTCTGAACCACCGCTTTCCCGGCCAAATCAACGCCATGGCCAGCGGATTCGGCAGCATCGACATCGTGGCCGCTCACATGAACAAGGCCATCGGAATCACGCAGCTCGCCGAATCATGGGGCATTAAGCCCGCCGAGATTGCCGCGTTCGGCGACAACGATAACGACCGTGACATGTTGGCCCACGTGGGTTTAGGCGTTGCCATGCAAAACGGAACGGACACGGTCAAGGCCGTTGCGAACCTCATCTCCCCGACTGATAACAATCACGACGGCGTTCTCAACGTTATTGATGCTATTTTAGCAGGTGAAGTTTAA
- a CDS encoding alpha/beta fold hydrolase — MTRKWRWLPTAIVGGWLSYQWLGRLAVPPEELATRRADVVYAATPTLFIPGWGGNAWTYNRLLRWLARQGYGHKLLTIRVDWNGNPHFVGHWEQTATNPLIQVLFDHSLTRDYQPQVAWITTILQALKQRYGVTTYNLVAHSWGGSAAIHSVLLHGQQEDLPHLRRLVLLGAPFDESRPGGRPDAAYERLRTMRSQLGTNRSGQVINVYGTLSGRLTDGSVPVHQAQALRPILAGSAWDYREVHVPRTSHGQLHALPRMWRLIAQAVWGIDEKSRQP, encoded by the coding sequence TTGACTCGTAAATGGCGATGGCTACCAACGGCGATCGTGGGTGGATGGTTAAGTTACCAGTGGCTTGGTCGCTTGGCCGTTCCGCCAGAAGAATTGGCGACGCGGCGAGCGGATGTGGTCTATGCGGCGACCCCAACCTTATTTATTCCGGGCTGGGGTGGTAATGCCTGGACGTACAACCGATTACTACGGTGGTTGGCCCGTCAAGGCTACGGCCATAAACTATTAACGATTCGCGTTGATTGGAACGGGAATCCCCATTTTGTCGGGCATTGGGAACAGACGGCCACGAATCCACTGATTCAGGTCCTCTTCGATCATAGTCTGACACGGGACTATCAGCCCCAGGTTGCGTGGATCACAACCATTTTGCAGGCACTGAAGCAACGCTATGGGGTGACCACGTATAATCTGGTTGCCCACTCCTGGGGTGGGAGCGCGGCAATCCACAGTGTGTTGTTGCACGGCCAGCAGGAAGATTTACCTCACTTGCGACGATTAGTCCTATTGGGGGCACCGTTTGACGAGAGTCGACCGGGTGGCCGTCCAGATGCCGCCTATGAGCGCCTTAGAACGATGCGCTCGCAGTTGGGAACCAATCGTAGTGGTCAGGTGATAAACGTCTATGGCACGCTGTCAGGGCGTCTGACGGACGGTTCAGTTCCCGTTCACCAAGCTCAGGCACTGCGGCCGATTCTGGCAGGTAGCGCTTGGGACTATCGGGAAGTGCACGTACCACGGACTAGCCACGGCCAATTACACGCCTTGCCCAGAATGTGGCGTTTAATCGCTCAGGCGGTGTGGGGAATAGATGAAAAAAGCCGCCAACCGTAA
- a CDS encoding galactose mutarotase, translating to MKTATTKWDTYQNQAVTEYTIENKNGVKLGILSWGATLHTLSVPTDKGDKNLVLSYHKMEDYLSNPFYVCMGIGRTGGRLGGGTFEMGGKTYTVDTNEGKDTTLHGGPHGFNTVNWDGEIDDSDANEAKIILSHTFKSSDDSFPGDLTAKMIYSLDNNDRVNLKFEANSTALTLFNPTLHVYFNLSDDQLISGQTLQINAKEHLEVTSEKIPTGNFIQNAGTPFDFSKGQNLGEAIRGMQDTTEKGFDDLFHVEPAADNKIAELSDPQSNRSVTIKSSRNGLVVFTANSFTSDMKLATGAGQPYMGVALEAQTLSDTPHHPNFGDVSIPAGKTQTYEIAYEVKY from the coding sequence ATGAAAACTGCTACAACTAAATGGGATACTTACCAGAATCAAGCTGTCACCGAATATACGATTGAAAACAAGAATGGCGTCAAACTTGGCATCTTAAGCTGGGGCGCAACGTTACATACGCTCTCCGTTCCAACGGACAAGGGCGACAAGAATTTGGTGCTATCTTACCACAAAATGGAAGATTACCTGTCAAATCCGTTCTACGTCTGCATGGGAATTGGCCGGACTGGTGGTCGTCTCGGCGGTGGAACCTTTGAAATGGGCGGTAAGACGTACACCGTTGATACCAACGAAGGTAAAGACACGACGCTTCACGGTGGCCCTCATGGCTTTAATACGGTCAACTGGGACGGTGAAATCGACGATAGTGACGCCAACGAGGCCAAGATTATCTTGAGCCACACATTTAAGTCCAGCGACGACTCCTTCCCTGGTGATTTGACTGCCAAGATGATCTACTCTCTGGACAACAACGACCGGGTTAACTTGAAGTTCGAAGCCAACTCAACGGCGCTGACTCTCTTCAACCCAACGTTACACGTCTACTTCAACCTGAGTGATGACCAATTGATCTCCGGTCAAACGCTTCAAATCAACGCCAAGGAACACTTGGAAGTGACTAGCGAAAAGATTCCAACCGGGAACTTCATCCAAAATGCCGGCACGCCATTCGACTTCTCTAAGGGTCAAAACTTAGGCGAAGCCATCCGGGGCATGCAGGATACTACCGAAAAAGGCTTCGACGACTTATTCCATGTTGAACCCGCCGCTGACAATAAGATTGCTGAATTAAGCGATCCGCAATCCAACCGGTCCGTCACCATCAAGTCTAGCCGTAACGGTCTGGTGGTCTTCACCGCTAACTCCTTCACGTCTGACATGAAGCTCGCTACCGGTGCCGGCCAACCTTACATGGGGGTTGCCTTGGAAGCGCAAACCTTATCCGACACACCACACCATCCAAACTTTGGGGACGTTTCTATCCCCGCTGGCAAGACCCAGACTTACGAAATTGCCTACGAAGTGAAGTATTAA